Genomic segment of Ammospiza nelsoni isolate bAmmNel1 chromosome 2, bAmmNel1.pri, whole genome shotgun sequence:
TGTCAGAGTCGTATTAAAGAGACTGTTATAAGAGGAACACATCAGGGAAACTATTTCCCCTTGGAGCCGAAGTAGAACTACTCTTAATATGCCAATTTGCAACGCTATCAAATTCCGAGATCAAGGCACAGATAAGGTTGCAGCAGTGCTTTAAAACCTGTTAAAAACCACAGTGCGCACACCGCTGTGAATTAGCACTGCTGTCGCCAGTCACTTGCCAGCAGAAAAAGCTTATTTTCCTCTCCAGATAAACCACTGTGAGTGTGACCAGGGGGAACTTAGaaaacttctgttttttttaaagcagcttgTAAACAACTCTACTCCCTCCCCAACTCACACCCACAACATCACCTGCTCACTCTTTGTCTCCCCATCTTTTTGCATCGTTTCatgcctgcattttgttgctTCATGGCAGGATTTAAATCGGGCTGTCATGTTTCACAGTGTGTAGGGTAGTTCATAGGACAACAGTGATGCAATAGTGACCTTTGCCATGAATATCCTCGGTGTACAAGCCAAGGGAAGGCATTTTTCCTGTGGGAGGGTGAGAAAAAGTCTGCAAAAGTCTGTTCAAAAATACAGTGTGCAAGGAAAAGGGGTTTCTTTGCAGTAAGTGGCCTCTTGGTGATAGAGCATTAATAACTGATTAATAACTGATTAATAActgttttattaatattaatatattaatattattgttttattatttattattaataactgatttttcttccccttaCAGGCAGCACAAACCTTGTGTGTATAGTTCAGTTGAATGACCCTATGCAGAAGTTTTCCAGCTCTGTAGCCAAAAATGCTGCACATCCCTTTTGGAAGGAAGAGTTTATCTTGTAAGTAACTTACCTACTGAGAATACTTTTACACTaaagcaccttttttttttccttgaactgTGTGAGAGAAGAGTGGCATTTTGAAATAGGTCCATTCTTGGACTTTGTCTGTGTGGCCTCAGAGAAATCTGGAGCTGGTGGGGACTTGAGGATCTCTAATTACCCTCTGCATGGAAATGAGATACAGGTCTGTAGGTGTTCCATGGTAGAGACATGATTCTAGTAGATGACAGCAGTCACAGGCATAATAAATCACCTCATGCTTTCCTACAGTGCCAGAAAAGAAGTGTTAGCACTTCTTAGGTAGCAAGGTGTAGCAAGGTTTTGCTAGGTTTTGTTAGCAAGGTTTTGAAGTCACTTTACTGTGAAAACTGCATTTGAGGGAATCTAATGTCTCTCCATTCCCTCCCCTGAGTGAAAAAAGCAAATGTGTAAAAACATCTAAAAGAATGGTGGCCATGACTAAAAAGGGAGTGTAAAACTTAAAtagattttctttctcctgtaaaacaaaacaagggaCTTTCAGGCAGCCTACACAGTTTTCTGTGATTCACACAGCTGCTGTAAATAAGGCCAGAGGTGAGCAGTtctaaaactatttttattttcactttctaACAGCAGAGCAAAAATGGCTTCTGAGGTGCATGGGTTTAGGAAAGCAGGGACTCACTGATaaactttgttttctgaagtatCACAAAGTGCTTCAGCCAGTGGCTCTGTGATTCACTTCAGCTATCTGTTGGTGGAACAGCACCCATGCTCAGGCTTGCAGAGCACACAAGTTCCCAGCAGTTTGGGACAGGAAGTTTGTAAGAATAATAcccttttccagctgaaagggctgggagagggcaggCAGGACGTGATTAACTTGACAGGAATTTGGCCTTGACACCAGGAATAATGCTGAGGCTTCCACACTGCTTTTCAGAAGTGCATGAGGTAAGCTTGGGGGCTTTTACAGATAAATGATTAGGATTTTGGCAGGGGTTTTTGAACTTCTTTCAAGTTCCCACACACAAACCTCTGcgtttttctttcttcagagcCAAAAATATCCTCCACTCTGAACACCACAGTACTGACCCCCATGTTAGACTCTGCTTTAGCTTCATGGCAAAGCAGCAATAGGGACATCAAGGTGTTCCTCTCCAagttttggggtgcaggaaGAGTGGGAGTGGCAGGAAAAAACTTCAAATCTGCTGCACAGATGATGTACCACAGCATCTAATGGAGGTGGGGTGTCTGCAGCCAGGATCACACCATGCTGAAAGGGGGACATGGCACAATGAAATACATGTTTGCATGCCCTGAGGGGTTTTGGCAGAATGCCTGCTGAGGAGGGTGTAAAATAAAGTTTTACTGCAGGGTTCCTCAGCAGGCACCCAGTTTGCTCCACTGTGTCAGTCAGAGGAAAGGTTTTGTATCTGTTGTCTAGTCCATCTTAGGAAGTACCAGATGTGTAATTCTGAGAATAGTTCACCTGGGTTTTGTCACACAGAAACTCCTCTTGTTGGCTTGCAGCATCCTTGAGTCATGTTTTGGAAAAGTGGTACAGACTCTTCTCATTTAAAGCTGTAActacttttgttttcttgcatCTGTCCTGTTTTTGCAGGGATGTTGGTTGAGTCTCTTCCAGCATCTTGACTCACAAATTTGATCCTGCCAGGAGAAACAAAACTTTTTGGTGTTGTGGTGTAGCAGTCAGACTAGGAACCATCTTCAGCTCCTGGGGAGAAGAAAATCCTCTGAAATTCAATAAATTTAACCTGTGCAAAAGTGGGAGAGTGACCCAGGCTGTGTTTTTTTACTGAGATCCCCTCAGTCACTGTTACCCACCTGCAAGGTGCAGTGTTTGGCTTGGAGAGGGCTGAGAAAAgctggggaaaggggaaaatctACATGGGTAGGAAAATCTGCTTGGGCTGCAAAGACCTAACgtggttttgtttccttcacaGTGAACTAAGTGCCAAATCAAAAGCATTGCAACTGCAGATAGTAGAAGATGGAAAGTTGGATAGTAAGTATTTTAAGGCTGAGTTATTTTGCATGGTCAGCCTGTGAGCTTTGCTGAGTGTTGACAGAAGCCCCCTTTTATTTCTGGATCAGCACAGAAACTGTGAGATCCATCAGAAATCATGAGTGGAAGGAAAATACACTGACCAGGTGCCTGGGTTAAGGTTACAGAGAATCTTTGAGTTTCTTTGTAGATTGTCAACATACCGAGTCTTCCAGGTGCTGATATCctgtatttttccatcttttcaaCATGTAACAGATCCACTGTGAACCTTTTTGGTTTCAAATTAAGCTTTTGAGTTCTTTCTGTGGCTGAAGGGGTTAATTGTAAATCCTTCCTTTTTAAGTCCTAGAGACTCCCTAAGAATTCAGGTGTGAAAATCACAATCAGGTGTAAAACACTCCACTTCtgattatatttatatatgattatattatattattattatttatatttttatatatttattatatttatttggATTAAATATAAAACATGGGAGGATCAAACATTTTTACAGCTCAATTCTGTTGTTTCagaattatttataataatCTACATATACAAAGTTGTGCAATACCTTGCTTATGATATGTGATTATTGGAGGTATTGGAAAGtcaaaagcttaaaaaaatttctgatgTGGATACTACTTTTTATTGTTAAAAGAATATGTATGTGGAGTCAGCAAACTTATGTTTTTCTTGGACAAAATGTAGTCTTGACTGTACCTAAGCATCTTTTGTCTTTCAAACAACACCAGAAATGTTCTGCGTCCTTACTTTCAGCCTGGTTTCCTGAAGAAAAAGGTCCCCGTGGATTGCACTGACAAttctcttcctccccctctgtccctccatACCTGCTGagcttttcttctccaaaaaGTTTAAATAGAAGACTCATTAATGAGCAAGGTGCTGAGTTATATTGATATAATGTAAATCCTTTCTTGTATAATACAGGTATAGACAAGAGTTTATTACACCTGTTCAAATTGTgtttgagaaaataatttaatacaaATTCTCAGCACATGTTCTGTGGTAACCTGACCCCAAAAGGCCAGTGAAGTGTAGgaattctttgtttttaaacattctGCTTTGCACAGAAAACTAGGATTTCATCTCTTAAATCATTAGTACCTTTGCTAATAATTTGTCCTTATCTAGTGGAGCTGATAAAGTCATGGGAGGAGCAAGAGAATTGCTGAAGTTTTattaaagttaaaattaaaCACTATTGTTGTGATGCACCAGTTAACCAGGAATCCAGATTGCCCTCTGAAGTGAAAGATGCAGAAACTGGTTATGGAGATTGTCCAAGAACCTAATagttgtttccttttttcccctagatATTCTGCatataaagggaaaaataatggcCAGAAACAACAGTAAATAAGTAACATTTCATGGTTCCATTCTTCCCTGTTGCAGAGTATTAGACCAGGCTGAGGAATAGTcataaaatggtaaaaaaagctgtaaaatgCCACTTCTCTGTCCCATGGTGCGGAACCAATTACTGCGATTTTTTGCCTGaatttttctcctcccttcccataTTCTCTCCCTTACCCATCCTGGCAGCTTTGCTGTGGGCTGACCTTGCTGGTTGTGTTCTTGCAGGTCCTTTATCCGGGCAGGTGACTGTCCCTCTGGACCTGTTCAGGAAGCAGCCCTGTGGCCAGCACAGCTTTGCCCTGAGCAGAGGGGCCGgggagagcagctcagagccagggcccGGGCTGGGCTCCATCACTGCAGAGGTACTGCTGGGCTTGGGGGGCACCTGTTCCTTCAGGAACTGCTTGGGAATGCTCACACAcagcttggacaggagcactctcTGCTGGGTTAGGAGCTGGCTgcatggccaggcccagagagggatggtgaatggtgctgcatgcAGCTGggaccagtcaccagtggtgtccctcagggctctgtaCTGGGACCAGTTCTACTTATTTTTATAGACGACATGGATGAGTGCATCAAGTCCTTCATtagtaaatttgcagatgacactcAGCTGGGAGCTTGTGTTGATCTATTGGAAGggaaggagggctctgcagagagacttagattggttggatggatgggcagagtccaaCAGCATGAAGTTTAATAAGTCTAAGTGCTGAGTTCTACATTTTGGCCGGAAAAATCCCCTACAACCTTacaagctggggacagtgtggctggacagtgttCAGGCAGAAAGGGATCTGGGGGTGCcgtggtggtgttcacagggatcccaggatgagggaagagatgagaatcttggcTCTATGAGAATCTTGGctctatgtttcagaaggctgatttattattttatgatatatattatgaAAGAATAGAGAAAGCATTCATTAGAAGGccagcaaggaatagaaaggaatggaatgataataaaatcttgtgactgaccagagagtctgagacagctggactgtgattggccattaattagaaacaaccacatgagaccaatcacagatgcacctgttgcattccacagcagcagataatcattgtttacattttgttcctgaggcctctcagcttctcaggagaaaaaaccctagggaaaggatttttcataaaacatgtctgtgacaggatgCTGGTCGACagccagctgaacatgagccagcagtgtgccttggtggccaagaaggccaatggcatcctggcctgcatTGGGAActgtgtggccagcaggagctgggagctcatccttcccctgcactgggcactggtgagaccacacctcaagtgctgtgtccagttctggcccctcagtttgggaaggatttcCAGATGCTTGAGCATGTCTGGAGgaggcaacaaggctggtgaggggcttgcAACACAAGCCCCGTGAGGAACgtttgaaggagctggggctgtttaggctggagaagaggaggctcagaggtgaccttGTTGCTGCCTACACcttcctgaagggaggctgcagaCAGGTGGGGTCTCTTCCACcgggcagcactgacagaaccaaaGGACACAGTCTCAATCTATGTCAGGGAAGggataggttggatattaggaaaaagttttcaccaaaagaataataaagtactggaatgctcttcccagggaggggtagaatcaccatctctggatgtgtttaaaaaaagcctggccatggcacttggtgctatggTCTGGTTGAGGTGATAGGGCATAgcttggactcgatgatctcagaggtctcttccaacctcactattctgtgattctgtgatctcgTGCTTGGGCTTGTGGCTGAGTCAGAGCAGCCTGTTCTGATTGCAGGGTGTTTGTGTCTTAAGggattttggaaggaattttgAATGATTTAGAGACAGGACCTCTGAGTTGTTTTAGATGatggggtttatttttcttatcttctacatagacaggaagggtgagtttggaTCACATCTTTACTGCATGTTTCAGAAGGTCACAAGACCCCtagttacaaaataaaataaataaaaagttacagaataaaataaatcattttaaGGGTTTATTGACCAATAAAAAAAAcactgccaacaaggatatttatgcaTTTGACACAATCCTTAAATATTTAGTCTTATGGACCcatgctacagtgtaagcttTCTTAACTAATcatgttatgacacacaaacctacagtgCTGCATTCTAAACTTCTTATTTGCCTTTGTAactacttttaattttttctatatcttaaattctaaaactctaaactttcctcAATTTAACATAATGTGTCTCCACTTTAAACCATAAATCCACATTCTCACTTCTAGCACTGAAATTTTGAAGCCTTTTCCaaggtctcagatcaaatcctgtgtttaattctaagctttggcTTCCAGGCCCAAAGTTCTGAGAGCTCCCTGCATTTCAGATTCCAACAGTGTCTTATTGAAGGAATTAACTCTTGAATTTGGCTCAGCAAAACCTAAAAGGAGTACCAGAAATAGAGTTCTTCTTGCCTGACTGTGCTTCTGAGGTGTTTTTTTGTCTCCTCAGTTCTCTTTTATAGAGCCCAGTGAAGTGAAGGCCAGGCAGGTGTCCTCTCCAGTGCTGGCCACCAAGATCGAGAAGGACCGCACTGTGATGCCCTGTGGCACTGTGGTCaccactgtcactgctgtgagAACCAAACCTCGCCTGGAAGGGAGATCCTCCCCCCTGAGCTCAGGTCAGCACCTCCACATCTTCCTCCATGGGCACCAGGAGGAGCACTGGGGGCTGGGGTGGCAGGGAAGCACCaatcccagagctctgtgatGTGTTGGAGTGGGGCTGTTGTTGGTATTCTCCAGAATCAGGGTTTTAATTTTCACCAAAACTTGTTTCTTACAAGAGAAACagttaatatttcttttaattcacCAAATCTTCACCATGGTGTGATAATGTAGCAGGGATGGTTTTTCATGTGACAAATGTATCAGAGGTCTGCTGATAACAAACCATCCTGTGCCTTCTAACCCTGATCTGTGTTATCATCTCTGATGAAACTTGGTGTTACCTGGTGACAAAATACTTTTCAGCATGTCCTCCAAGAGCagattttccaatttttcttgGGAAAATTATAAAAGTAAAACCTATTAACAGTCTTGGTGTGAAGCATCACAAAGATCTGTGTTCTTTTAAGTTATTAAAGCAAATCTTTTATTTAAGTGGGTGTTGTCTAATGTGTTACAGTAGTAGGTTTAAAAACattctttcatgttttaaacatttaaaaatgttttaaaaattttaaaatgttttaaaaaattctcaCACTTCACTGGCCTTTTAAGGTCAGGTTTACCACAAAACATGTGTTGAGAATTTCTGTTAAACAGTTTTCTCAAATATGATTTGAGCAGGCATAACTGGTGTAATAAATTCTCATTAATGCAGTAAAAAATGTCTTGACCAGTTCAAATAACCAAAAAATTTGGTCCTCAGATTCTCCTGTGAAAACTCCAGTCAAAGTAAAGGTGACTGAAAAGGATTTCATTGTTGAAGCCCTCCATTCTCATGGTGCTCCAGTCAGCAAAACTTTGTCATCTTCAGATACAGGTAATAAAAATGTTTGGGGCTGCTAAGGAGAACATTTCTCTGTTCTGCACGTGGGATTAATGTGATCCTGTTAAAATGACAGCCAGCCCATGTGGCTGCTGCCTGTCAGCACCATTGGGGTGTTTTTGTTACAAAGCTCTGTGGTTTGGGCTATGGCAGCCTTGCAGTAAAAGTCTGGTTTTAATTGGCAATTTAAATTAATGGTTTTGAATAAATAACAATGAGCTGTGGTTTGGAGAGGGGAGGAGGCTgcagaaaagccaaaagaaagtattttctctTACTTTTGAATCAAAGATGCCTCATTTTATGAAGGCATGGGGGATGCTGCACTAAATTAAAACCTGTGACATGCACCTCTAAGTCCTCTGTGTCTGAAGAGAAGGCAAGGCTGGACTGATGTTAGGAAGACTCAATTCTCTTCCTAGCCTTGccactgggtttttttgggtttgttgtgCCCATTTGTCCTCCTTCCTAAGTCACCTGGATACTGCTGAAATTCCTTCAGAGTGTCAGGTGACATTGACAATAATTACAAATTCACTTTGAATTGTATATAAACCTGATTTTCTCTCTGGAGATTTTACCTTTTCAGATTGCAGCTCTAAATCTTCAGCACATTTTTCAGTCCCGTGTGTGGTCACCACTGAACCTTTCAGTGGCtctgtgggcaggagcagggacagatgtgacccaggctggctgctggctgctgtggggttCAGTTGGCTTTGTACAGGTCTGAGTGGGGAATGGACAACCTGGATTtgagctgggctgctccaggcacagtCAGGAGCTTTCTGAGACAGAAATGTGTTGGCCAACAAATGTGGGGAAGGGCAAGAAGCAGTAAGCATGAATAGCTGTAACAGCACTTGGATCTTTTCCCATCTCTAGAGTAAGAAATACTCTGACACCATGAGGTATTACTACATCAATTTGGGAAATGTTATGATAGTGCAAGATTTCTGAGTTGACTCTCTGAAGTGTTTGTGATATTAAAGACACAAAACACTTCCTGGAAAATCCACCTGGAGACAGCTTTTTCCATATTGTTATGGACAATGTTTTTATTGGGAGTGCAGGGGGATTTCTGTGAAGTGTTTATACAGGATTGCAAGAAGAATTACTCATTCAAACAAAAGCCAAATGAAAGAAATACAGAGGAGCTTTTGGGTATGGCAGTAACTTAGGTAAAAGTTATTACAAACATTATGGCAAAATAGCAGCAAGCACCCTGGAAAAGATGCTGTGTCCGTGCCATGGTTCTGAGTGATGGCAATAATAAGAATTAATGCAGGGGCTGAGGAGATAGAAAAAATCAAGGTTTGGGATGATTGTGCAGAGATGCACACATATTCTTAATTCTAGGCCTCATCTTTTCTTACATTACTGTCACAGTAACAAAAGGCGCTGCTCAATTTAGTTACACTGGTGCTATTCCTTCCTCtattctttttgttgttgttaaaacTCTTGCCAGAAAAGTCCACCTCAGGCAATTAAACATGGGGATTTTTGTCTTGTTGACTTCCTTAGCCTTGTTTGTTCCTGAGCTTGATGAATTTGATTAATGTGTATTTGTGTCCTAGATGCCAGAAGGGGCCatgcttaaaaataaacttgTGTTTGTCAGTAAAGAGCATTTTATACAGAAGATTTTATATTCCTGTGCAGTGgttggaggggaaaagggagTGCACTTTACAGGATTTGGAGGCAGCTACTTTGCCTTCCCCACCCTATCACAGTGCCATAgcaaaaatggaaatgctgagCAGGGaatctggaaaagcagcaaaataccAAAAAAGCTACCTGAGGAAATAGCATCATGTGCCAGCCTTGTACCATGTTAGAACTATGGTTCTTCATGACTGGGATAATTCATGATGTCCCTACTGTCACCACAGGGCAGCAGTGCATTGAAATAATGGGGTGCTTTGTCCAGGCTTCCAGAACCTCCTTTGTTCTCATGGAAAGGGTCTGTAAATGCCATTTTGGTACCTTTTCTCTAAAAATGGGTGACAGGAGGGAAAGaatctggaaaagcagcaaaataacCAAAAAGTTACCTGAAGAAATAGCATCATGTGCCAGCCTTGCACCATGTTAGAACTGTGGTTCTTCATGACTGGGCTAATTCATGATGTCCCTACTGTCACCACAGGGCAGCAGTGCATTGAAATAATGGGGTGCTTTGTCCAGGCTTCCAGAACCTCCTTTGTTCTCATGGAAGGGGTTTGTAAATGCCATTTTGGTAACTTTTCTCCAAAAATGGGTGACAGGAGGGAAGGAACAGCACCAACTTGCTGCGTGTTGAATTGGCAAGGTTCTGGTGTTGATGCcatttctgtgaattttaaatgaaggacaagctctggctgtgtctgctctgtttttccctgtttccttgCCCCTCTGAAGTGCTCCTttctttgcagagctgctggtaCTGAACGGCACCGACCCCGTGGCAGAGGCGGCCATTCGGCAGCTGAGCCAGTCTGCCAAGCAGAAGCTGAAGTCCCCTCGGAAGAAAAGCACCATTATCATATCAGGGGTGTCCAAGGTAGAGCAGAAAACACACTTAGAGTTCATGTTTAGCTCTGGAAAGCCCTTTCTGCACTGACTGCAGTGCTAACAGGGcttctgtgtccctgcagggtccAGTTCTGTGTGCCAGGTTATTTCTGTGCCTGTTTCAAGCTCAGCCAGATCAGGGTGTTGGGTGCTGATGGTTAGATTGGACAGCCTGACTAAAATGTACTCTGTCCTTGGATAGGAGTGGTGTTGGGGGTTTGGGGAATCAATTTAGGTGAGAAGAGatacatataaaatatgtatataaaacaAGAATGTATTGTAAGAAGACAAAGCTGATTTCATATTAAAGGTAAGAGCTGGAACAGGCACACAGGTAACCAGGGATGTTTTCACTCTAAATGCCAAGTCTAGCCTATGAATGTAaggaaatacacacacacacacacatatatatacatatataaataaatagcaCTTTAATACACATTAATACTGTACTACAGAGATTTTCAGCAATCCAGTGCCAATCTGGAGCCACATgttatataatgtatatatattatattttatatacataaaatatataaatatatctattatatataatagtatatgtatatatatatatgtatatgtatataagCATCGTTTTGGGCCTGTTTTAAAGTACAATAATTTAGATATTCAGCCTCATGTTTTATAATCTTTATATTCTGTGTTTCACTCATGTAGGGAAGATGCACTGAAAAAGTGGGGAAGTTTTTTATACTTTATTTCAAAGCTGTtaaaacagctctgaaaaatcTCTGGTTCTCTGGTCTCTGTTCCAGAGGGAGAGCAAACAATGAGACAAGATGAAATGCTTTGATGTTAATTTTCTTAGAAGGACCAAAAGAAATGCTGACACCTCATTACAGCAGCACCTGTGGGGGAGTCCTGTTATTTGTAGTGGGGCCAGAGATGGGTAGAAGGCATTTCCTTAATTGATTTTTTCACTCATTTGGACTTTGCAACATGATTAAAACTTTGCTAAATGCCCCTCTCCTTTAGTAGAGCTAAGGAAGCTTCAGGTGGCTTGCTGGTGATCCTGAGCAATAAAAACACAAGTGTAAAGAGTTAAAATAACTCTTGCAGggaggtttgtttttcttcagcagGATGACTCGTGTCAGTGTTGTCTCTTATTTCCACTGGGCAGACCTCTTTATCTCAGGACAGTGAAGCTTCACTGATGATGGACTATGCTGCAGCCATggacagctcctgcagggaagCAGATCCACCCACTGTGGAGGAAAATGTTGCAAAAATCACCTCTGACAAAAAGCAGTCACTGGATGCTTCAGAAAGAGTCCCTGGCACCCACCCACAGCAAAGCACCCCCAAGACCTGGGGTTTGGAGAATGGCAGCCAGCAGTGGGACACCAGCACACTCTTAGACCAGACCTCTGAAGAAATATCTGGGAGCTCATTAAGTGTTTCAGAAACTGGGAGCATGAAAAAATCTAAAGGTACATGATCCTCACTTCCACTTCAGTGACTGCTTTCTCTGTGTAATTGCCTGCAGTAATTCATCCTttcttactgattttttttgtccttcaaACTCTTTGTGATTGTGGTGTTGGTTGAAGTTGTTTTACTTGCAGCTCTCTGAGGCAGCTCAGGTTTTTTACCCTCCCCTCCATGAGGAAACAGCTCACCCTTAGAAGCTGGCAGCTCATTACACCCAACTCAGTTCTTTGGGAGAGAAATCACTAGTCACATTATCAATTCCTCAAGGAAAACTGTGTCCTTGTAACCCAGGACTTGCCCTATATTGCCTGGGTGAAGATGGCAGGGATCCACTCTTGCTTTCCAATCTATTCCTCTTCCTCTTTACCTCTCTGAGCACAAGGCTGCCCTCACTAAAGTGTGTGTTCAGGGAAACACCACAGCTGAAGAGAAACTGCCTGCTGAACAGGTTCCCCcttttcattcatttcattGCAGATCCCCCTTTTCACTCCTTTCATTATTGATTCCCCCTTTTCACTCATTTCATTACAGATTCCCCCTTTTCACTCATTTCATTGCAGATCCCCCTTTTCACTCATTtcattacaaattcccccttTTCACTCATTTCATTGCAGATTCCCCCTTTTCACTCATTTCATTAATGCATCACTTGCTAAAGAAAATGGAATAGAAGTTAATTTAAGAAGTAAATAAGGTATCAGATCATTTTGCTTAGGTAGTTACAAACCTGAATAGCTGCAGTTTGAAAAGGCTTTGTGTTTCCTTGGTAAATCCAGTAACCTCTGAGCACTGGTTTGTGGTGAACACAGGGGCTATTAGGAAATCCTACAAAAGGGTCAGTGCAGTGGACTGTGCCCCAAACAGGCACACAGCCTGCACCTTAAAGTTGCAAAAACCACTGTGCTTTTCACTCATACCCATCCCTCtctgctttattattttctgtcctttcctcGCCCAGAGATCCTGGGAAATCTCACTACAAAACCTCCCTGTCTGACTGGATTTT
This window contains:
- the C2CD2 gene encoding C2 domain-containing protein 2 isoform X2, with protein sequence MAWLPGGLAELRWGALVALFVAALATLAVYLVQYALLALRRGRPPPAPAPPVQRDELLEEGGSVLAWALSRGSWRRQWRRAWVAALRAEAAERADSQLLTFEEDDPAEPLELAVKEVTSIVKSAGEKLQLSVKDKGEDVKVEWLLINTDEINFEIQPAVQEGQTAGTCAISETLRDVLKNLFSSASPSVELSVRPADTKEVQNVQNTLSLVPQGTSPPKPPRAHELKLLLRNIALEPPSDLRAAGSTNLVCIVQLNDPMQKFSSSVAKNAAHPFWKEEFIFELSAKSKALQLQIVEDGKLDSPLSGQVTVPLDLFRKQPCGQHSFALSRGAGESSSEPGPGLGSITAEFSFIEPSEVKARQVSSPVLATKIEKDRTVMPCGTVVTTVTAVRTKPRLEGRSSPLSSDSPVKTPVKVKVTEKDFIVEALHSHGAPVSKTLSSSDTELLVLNGTDPVAEAAIRQLSQSAKQKLKSPRKKSTIIISGVSKTSLSQDSEASLMMDYAAAMDSSCREADPPTVEENVAKITSDKKQSLDASERVPGTHPQQSTPKTWGLENGSQQWDTSTLLDQTSEEISGSSLSVSETGSMKKSKGGILKKSAKLFFRRQHHQKDPGMSQSHNDLVFLQHPLAEEGRKKGGTLSRMLSKKLLSRNKSKTKLNGASGEPYP